AAACGGACTACATTTTTCTTTTTCATAGTATCCTCCTATAATCACCTGGACGGGCCCATCCGGGTTGAACGCACATTTCGCATGGCCTTCGGCGGGCGGGTATTAAACCCGCCCCTCAGGGAAAACAAATGCATTCTGCCGTATTTAAAATATTCTCCAAACTGCATAACCGTTGAAATTAATGCGCCGAGGATCATTCCGGTCAGGATTACCGGCCAGGTCAGATCCAGCTGCAGACTGGGCATTGAATTCAGATTTTCAGAGAGGTTTGCCAGTTGATAAGCAAAGGCCTGGGGATTGATTCTGAACACCAGCATGTCTCCGAACAGGCTGTAAGTGATGAACAGGGCCAGAGTGGAAAGCACTACTCCGTGGAAGCAGTTCCAGAAATGCTCCCTGCTCCTGGCTGTTTCCAGCACCTGCCTGCCCAGTCCGGATGGAGTCTTAAGTTCCGGCTGATTCTCAGAGAGTTCTTGGTAAAAATCTTTGTCAATCATGGCCTATCTCCTTTTTCAACTGTTCCTTGGCATATGCCAGGCGGGACCTGACTGTGCCTACTGGCACCTGTTCGATTTCTGCGATCTCCTCGTAACTGAGATCCTCATAATATTTCAGGTACAGGATGCTTTTCAGTTTTTTCGGCAGTTTATCCAGGCTTTTATTCAGCTCCTCGTATCTCTCGTTCTTCTCAAGGTAATCCTCGTGGTATTCGGAGTTCCGATACAGGTTCAGGAATGAGAGGTACTTTTTCCACTCCCTGAAGAACATCAGGCATTCATTCCTGGCTACTTTGTAAAGCCATGGTTTGACCTGGAATCCTTCCGCTAAAAATCTCTCTTCCTGTGCAGCCTTCACGAAAACCTCCTGGGCTATGTCAAAGCTTTCAGCTTCATCCCTGACAAGGTGCAGGCAGTAGAACATGATCTTCCTGAAATAAAGGTTAAAGACCTGCTCGAACTGCTCTTCTCTGCTTGTTTTGGTTTTTAATTCTTCCATTTTCTGCACCTTCTGACATGATAATGCAAAAGCAGCAAAAAAGTTCGGTGAAATGAAAAAAATGTTTTATAAATTTTTTACTGAATCAAACGAACTGTCACAGCCCCAGTATTTCGCTTGCTATGATCTGGGCAAGCCGCTCTTCTGCATCAGTGTAAACGCCAGACTGGGCCGGATTGGCGCCATTGAGGATGAAGGCCATGCCTGAGTTTTTTGCTGGGCTGAAATACATGTCGCTGCGTATGCCATAGGCTATACCGACATGGCCGTACATTTCCACGCCTGGGACAAAATCGTCCGTGATGTGTATGCCAAGACCCTTCTTCTTATACAGCCCGCCGAATCCATTGCCTTCCCAGTGCTTTTCCAGCATCAGGCTGACAGTTTCCGGCTTGAGTATCTGATTGTCACCGTAAGTCCCCTTGTTCAGGAACATCAGCATGAAGGCTGCCAGATCGCGAGCGCTGACCCTGAGGCCACCCTGGGGGCCGAAATACATGGCATTTGTGCCTGGCTTGTAGGAGGAAAGATTGGGAGCAGCAGGCTTTACCCCTCCGAAATTATCGGTTGAGGCTTGCGGGCCTGAAGCATTGTACCTGTAGCAGACAGCCACTTTGTTGATATCAGCGATGTCCTGAATGTTGAAACTGCCTCTGATCTTAAGCTTGGACAGCACGTTTTCCCTGACGAAAATATCGAATCTCTTTCCGCTGAGCTTTTCCACCAGAGTACCGAGCAGGCCGAAGCAGAAGTTGGAATAATTAAAAGTGCCTGAACCAGGCTTGTAACTCCCAAAATTGGATTTTGAATAGTATTTGCCTCCTGGCACCAGGAATTCCTTTACTGATGGAATTGTTCCGCTGAATGTGGCATTGATCAGGCTGCCGTATGAGTCTGAATCCACAATGCTTGACGTGTGTGTCAGCAGCTGGAGGTAAGTGATTGGAGTATCCGGATAGTTCGGATTGCGAACTTTATATCCGAGCGCTGTGCTGATATCTTCGTTGAGCTGGAATTTACCCTGCTCAAAAAGCGTCATCAGCGCAGTTGCGGTGAAAGTCTTGGAGATCGAGGCCACGCGGATCATTGTGTCAGGCTTCGCTTTGATCCCGCGGGTGACATCAGACTGGCCGTAAGCGCCTTCCCAGACGATCTTCCCGTCTTTCACTGCCACTGCCAGGATCGTGGCAGCATGGCTGTTTTTTAAAAGCTCTGCGATTGCTTTTTCAGCAACAGGATAATCCGCTGCTGCGATCTGCTGCATGAAAGCGCATGCCAGCAAAAAAAATGAAAAGAAATGTTTCCTGAACATTATTCCTCATTATACCTTTAATGATTCAATTCTACCTGGGAATGCACTGAAACAGGCGCATCAGAATGCATCAACATCATAAAAAGAGCCCCTTGCGGAGCTCTTGGATAAACAGTTACTCAAACATCCACCTGCTAAAGTTCACCCCACTACACAGAATTTGTTCCACAAATCCTGTTTCGGGGGTTAAGAAGCTGTAAAACCTTCGCAATGCTCAGGTTTAACAGCTTCTAAATCTTGAACATCTGTAAAATTTTGTTCACATCATCCTGCTTCAATACCCCGGCTTTTGCCGCAGAAAGCAGCGCCTGTTTCACTTGCTCCATCACGGGCTGGATCTTTTTCTTGATGTCGTCCGGGAGCAGTGTATAAGCTGCCGCTGCTTTCTGCAGCGCGTCCCAGTCTTTCTGGTCCAGCAGGATCTGCAGCCTGCTGACCATTTCGTTCACCCCGTCCTCTGCCTCACTAAGCAGCGCGTCGATCTGAGCCTGCTCAGTACCACCCTTGGCTACGAGTTCCTTCTGCTGGTCGAAGATGGCCACTATCCTGTTGATCAGGCTCACAAGCCATTCAGCTACAGGATGGTTCCCCCCTGTTTTGAGATTGAACATCTGGAGGATTTTGTCCACATCCTCTTTTTTCAGGATGTTCGCAGCAGCAGCCTTGAGAAGAGCATCCTTGGCCTTCTCCAGATACGGCTTCAGCTTGGCCTTTGTCTCGTCAGGCATCAGAATGTAGAGGCTCGCCACCTTCTGCAGGAAATCGAAGTCCTTCTGTTCCAGGATCACCTGCAGCCTGTCTGTCTCATCCGACCCTTTGCCTGCGAACATGGCGATGATCTTGTCCACGTCCGCGCTCTTCAGAACCCCTGCTTCAGCAGCCTTCAGGAGCGCGCCTTTGATGCAGGCGAGTGTCGGCTTCAGTTTCTCCTTGGCTTCAGCAGGCAGTTTCTGGTACCAGTCGGCTAAGATCCGGATTTTCGCAAAGTCCTGTTCGTTCAGGACCACCTGCACACGTTCCTCACCCTTTGCCTTTGAGTTTTCATTGATCTGATAACTCATCCCGTGCATGGTGCATTTCACGCAGGGAGCATTCGATTTTCCGTTAACGATCACATAGGATTTGGGTGTGCCGGATGAAGGACATTGCGGGATTTTCTGGCCAGGCATCTGCTCGGCGATCTTGGCCCAGACGATCGGGACTTCAGTCAGATTCAGGTGGGTTTTGCGGGCGGCGTCACGGATGTCCAGCAGATTCCAGTCACAGTTCTGGGCTGCCAGGATGGCAGCGTTAGGTCCCTTAGCGTTCAGTTTGAACATGGCGATGATCCTGTCCGCGTCCTCTTTTTTGAAGATGCCGGCAGTTACACCTTTGTTCAGGCCGTCAGCGAGCGACAGAAGCACAGGCTTGAGCTTTTCCTGCACATCGGCAGGCAGGGATTTATAAGCATCAGCGACCTGCTGGACAAACTTGAAATCAGTGTCTGAAAAAATAACCTGCAGTCGTTCAGCGGAAATTAAATTAGAATTAAAAAT
This portion of the Candidatus Wallbacteria bacterium genome encodes:
- a CDS encoding RNA polymerase sigma factor, translated to MEELKTKTSREEQFEQVFNLYFRKIMFYCLHLVRDEAESFDIAQEVFVKAAQEERFLAEGFQVKPWLYKVARNECLMFFREWKKYLSFLNLYRNSEYHEDYLEKNERYEELNKSLDKLPKKLKSILYLKYYEDLSYEEIAEIEQVPVGTVRSRLAYAKEQLKKEIGHD
- a CDS encoding serine hydrolase, which translates into the protein MFRKHFFSFFLLACAFMQQIAAADYPVAEKAIAELLKNSHAATILAVAVKDGKIVWEGAYGQSDVTRGIKAKPDTMIRVASISKTFTATALMTLFEQGKFQLNEDISTALGYKVRNPNYPDTPITYLQLLTHTSSIVDSDSYGSLINATFSGTIPSVKEFLVPGGKYYSKSNFGSYKPGSGTFNYSNFCFGLLGTLVEKLSGKRFDIFVRENVLSKLKIRGSFNIQDIADINKVAVCYRYNASGPQASTDNFGGVKPAAPNLSSYKPGTNAMYFGPQGGLRVSARDLAAFMLMFLNKGTYGDNQILKPETVSLMLEKHWEGNGFGGLYKKKGLGIHITDDFVPGVEMYGHVGIAYGIRSDMYFSPAKNSGMAFILNGANPAQSGVYTDAEERLAQIIASEILGL